The Pieris rapae chromosome 8, ilPieRapa1.1, whole genome shotgun sequence genomic interval GAAAGCGACACATTATAATCGTGTGATACGTATAGCAGTACTCAACAGGACTTCATTCAATTGTGTAAAAGGTGAATTCGAAatcaatttcattaatttctcTCAGTTTCTTCTTTCGACCATTTACAGCACCCTCTTCTCCGCTCACTGCTCACATGATCGTAAGAGATGAATCATCTTTTATTGCTAGCTCTAGTAGTGGTGCTTCCTTATGATGACTGGGCGAATGCAAACGGTACGTTTTATACTCTGTTTGATATATATCTCTAAATGGAATAAACTACAACTAAAGTTCATGGAAATAGGCCAAGCGTTAGAATTTAAGTCACATGTAATTGCAGGAAGCATGTGTTTttctaaaactattattactaaaaacaatGTATTGCCTTGTAACAAAAGAAAGCTTTTTGCGCAGTTAGGTCCTTGTTATCAATTTCTATCTTTATAATAACGATTGCAGTATGTAgaagttacatattataaatattccttCCTATAAGACatttcaaataagaaaattccTTCATAAATTTTCTAGTGAGTCGATTCGTCAGCTTTCAAAAACCTAGCACTAtacaaggtttttttttatttcatcctGCTTCTTCTTCCAAGTCTGAGGGAATtggataaatattacaaaaaatagttttataaatacttaggTTTTTATTCCGGTAATGCGATCAGCCTCTATGTGGCATTGTATAATGTTCTATATATGTTGGTATAAAAAGGCCAAGTAAAAAACACATTCAGGCGAAATTAAGTTTCCTGGGAcagttgtaaatatatatgattataCTCCTTACTGTAAGATGTTAgccattttcttatttaaatgtctaataaatttatatgaagtaaaaaatttagaactgcttttataaatttgccaactatttttatgtctctatttttcatttaattatgttaaatttttatattgtaatgtaacgaatgaaatgttaatgaaaaaataaataacattatttactaaaataattattagaaacaTTTTGGGTTCAAGTGCATGATGCAAAATAAAGAGATCCTATCTTCATTTTCAGAACCAGAACGATGTGGGTACATGATCCATATCCCGAGACTACCAAAGCCTGATGATCTGCCCGATTTGAACTTTGAaggtgatttatatttattaatttaccaatAACATTCACTCAATAGCAAGTAGAATACTACTGTTCCTGAACCGCGCCGTCGACGTTTTTGGGAAaaccggtttccttacgatgttttccttcaccgttcgagctaaaattaaatgttaaatgcgcacatagaaagaaagtttatTGGTGCCAGGCCGGGATATAAACCTACGACCACAGAGATGAGAGTCATACCCTCTAGGCCAAAAGTAATGGCAATTTATTGGATTTACAATCAAAGCACTTTGCTACAACGCAAAAGAGTTTTTTGAGTTTTACAGATATCCCATAATAGATTGTTCTTTataacatacacataacaaatataaaacagcaTATGTATgacttaatgtattttaataatcaataattaatgcgatcataatgataataaactgCGTACGgagtacttaattaaattaacaattgtgAAGGAATACCATGGAGCCAGCGTCCCCTCATCCCGGCTTTGGAGCGGGAGGACGTGTGTATGGATGCCTACTTTTCGGGCTCGGCCACTTCCGGGACACAAGTCATATACATGGATGAGGAAATAGAGGAACCCGTGCCTATAGCTAAGTTAAATTATCAAGGTGAGGATTTATACGATACTATACATAGTTATTGATAAATGACGCTCAAATAATCTTGGGATTTTAAGCATATTCATACGTCAAATAGATCTCGATAGCCTCgaagtttaattattgtaacttgttaaagttaaattattaaagtttaattattggCAGGAGATCAACAAATAACGAACACAAATTACTTGTTCATGACAATACAATTTTAGGAACCGAACCACCGGTCGTTCTGCAGCCACTCGTATCTGGTTCATTCGCAATGCTTGGACCAGAAATAAGAAAAGTTAATGAAGAATGGTTTATTTACATCACGCAAAGGTAATTACATCCGGAATATACGAGTTGAGTCTGAAAGATCtcaactaattaataattattgaattgcAGACAGGACTACGAGATTACGGCCATGCAAAACTATATGTTTGAAATTGAAGCCCCGGGGCAGACGTTGGTGGCCACCATTTCTCTAGAAGTGGTCAATATTGACGATAACGCACCAATTATACAGTTCTTTGAACCCTGTGTAATTCCCGTAAGTaatcctttaaaatatttcaagctCTAGAAACTTGAAGGATTTTCGTCTTAGAACAGCCTTTATGTTCTTAATATAGAACCTCTGGCATATGAAGCAATGGCAAAAACATTTACTAGAACCAGTTTGGGtagttgtttttaaaatggaaGGGAGGGAGAGAACAGGTAGGCAGGAACCCACTGTTAACACACGCCAAGAAATTTCACACAGAGAGCAcctaaagatatattattaattaatttcttatttactttttcttaatatatatattatatatatatacttttatagcTTTCCTAGAGAGCTTCTGTTTTATaactttcttaaatttattatttgacaagTTTAACACATCACTTGGTagtttatgtatgtttatgaCACATGATCAGGAAACAAAAACAGGAATCTGAGGCTCAGAGCTAAAAAGGATGCAGcgataatgattattattttttttataaaatcactatacgactattaattaatagctAGGTAGCATTATTGACAAATGAAATATTcaacatttaaaatcattcaCATAGGAAACACAATGTACACGTATAAACAgcaaaaacagaaatgtatatgaaatgcttctaatattacatttactgccagttctcaaatcaagggcgtaaaacggaagagaagaacacttttttttatcgccaagtttttcACGTTTGCAGTGGACAGTAACACATGTTCACTTgtgacaataatttattaaatttttataggaGATGAGTGATATAGGTCTGACGAATTGCGTGTACGACGTGACAGATGAAGATGGAGAGATCAGTACTTCACAAATGACGTTTGAAATCAGCAGCGACCGAAATGACGACGACATGTTCCACATCGTCGGAGGGAACATATCACCTGACTGGAAGAGAATGACTATGACCATAGGCCTAAACGTGTCGCTCAATTATGAACTCAACGCCCTTCATATCTTTAGAGTGACGGCTTTGGTAAGTTGCGAAACGTGcgatttttaaactctttaaTACACCAGGAgaataaaaagatattaaataccTTACTACCGccaaatgtcaaaataaagaTGTTTTGCACGTAGGACTCTCTACCAAATGAGCACCAGATAACTATGATGGTGCAAGTAGAGAACGTGGAGCACCGGGTGCCTCGCTGGGTAGAGATATTCGCGGTGCAGCAGTTCGATGAAAAAACTGCTCAGAGTTTCAAAGTTATGGCCATCGACGGAGACACCGGCATCAATAGGCCCATATTCTACAAAATCGAGACTAATCCTGAAGGTCAGTCATATTTTATACTCTTACCCAGTGGGTTGTCTTTGCCATGGTTCAATAAAGATCTTCGTttccaatattaaaaacactGGGATTTTATTGGTAATACGAAAATCTACTGTTGTATGAgaaagtaaaaagtttttaaaataaaataacgttcTCTCTTACATATTATTTGCAGATGctgagttttttaaaatagtaactATTGAAGGGGGCTACAATGGCGCTACATTAGAAGTGAAACCGATAGATCGAGATGCAATTCAGAGAGAACTCTTCCCAATATCAATTATAGCTTATAAGAGCAACAACGAATCACTACTATCGAGCACCGCCAGCGTCGTGATCATCATTAACGATGTCAACGATAGCCCCCCCAAGCCTCTGCAAACGGAATACTCCGTCAGCATAATGGAAGAAACCGCGCAGACAATTAACTTCGATGAAGAGATTGGTTTCCATGATAAAGATTTGGTGCgtaaaactttttaactaAGAGACGAGGACAAGAAAATCACCACCAAGTTATTTAAACCCATATGTACCCACAGGGTCCAAATGCGCAGTATTCCGTTCATTTGGAAAGTGTTAACCCTCCAGGGGCGGAGCAAGCGTTCTTTATTGCGCCCCAGGTGGGCTACCAGCGACAGACCTTTATCCTGGGCACACAAAATCATAGCCTGCTGGACTTTGAAGTACCACAATTTCAAACAATACAACTGAAGGCAAGTTAACATACTATCTACCTTTTTAAACacgtttaattacatataaagtgATAACGTCGCTTGCAGGTGGTCGCGACGAACCTAGGCCGACCTGACCTGACCGGAGAGGCAAATGTGACCATCACACTTATTAACTGGAATGACGAGAAGCCCATTTTTGAGCAGAATGTGCAAGAGGTCCAATTTAATGAAACTGAAGGAGCAGGCTTCTATGTCGGCACAGTAAGGGCTCACGACAGGGACATTCAAGACCGAGTAGAGTAAGTGTTCGGCGAAAGTGTCTCGCTCGTGAATATTTACACAAGTTATGATCTATAACATTTCAGGCACTCGCTCCTCGGCAACGCTCAGAGCTACCTCCACATTGACAAAGACTCAGGAAAGGTGCATGTAACGACAGATGACGCCTTTGATTATCAGAGACAAAACGAAATCTTCGTTcaggtaataatattttaagatttcaaGTTTCgaatttaacatataattataaataagactTTTGAAGAAAAcagcaaaaaggttagtcgacatcacagaacaccgaagagctggcagctattTTGGAGAAACAATTaatctagctattcaaaggagAAAcgctgccttttaataatatattttaattttattatataactagcagactcagccaagcgttgctgtggctaaggtttttgttatattacatagtagtaaactattcaagggaaactgtAGGAGAACTTCTGTAAAAGTTAGATAGTTTATgagaaacgttggtacttttaacacagcgccatctgttggagttgtatcaaattataaacaaataatttgctataaattaaaattgcgactataatttgagatttaaactatcctatctctcaagttggatcgaactgcacatggtgtgtgaattttattataatcggttaagtggtttaggagtccattgaggacaaacattgtgacacgagatttatatatattaagattaataatttgataaaatatatctatctaaaattttattaaatttatttacaattaatcgTATATTTACAGTActtctaaattttaaataaatgaaatacattCAATTCAGTTGCACCGTATTTGGTAAAAATTCTGTTAAAATGTACATAGAAAAAACACGCTTCAACTGCATTGTTTAAACAACATTTCAAGTATTTTATAGCAAAGTTATTGTCTTTCAACCTTGCTACTCATAAAATACTCGTTATGTTAGAcagtttagtttaattaaaataatcgaaAATAGGTTCTAGCTACGGACACTCTGGGGGAGCCCTACAACACGGAGACGGCGCAGCTTGTCATCAAACTCAACGATATCAACAACACCCCACCTCGGCTGACACTGGttagttttattcaaaatgtattaaacatttactaataattacgGATACAGCATTGTttctgataatttttaattcatccTGAAAACAAAAATCCGAGTTACTTATCCAAACctcatataattatatctgtaAAATACCACCTCCatgtccgtcgttccacaacggAGCAATTCAGGCAATTTTTGTCACGCACAACCGCTATGTGGatccagctgcccactgaagtatttcagaaccaattcgacttggcgtccttcaagaaaagatagTACCAATTCTCAAAAGCCCGGCAACGCCTGTTACATAGAAAAATCAGTAATTACAAGCAATCATAcataagtattaatataaaagagaGTACATAGAAGCTTTTCCTAATCGGaaagtttctttaaattgtgcctaatatagaaatatataggAATAGCAGTTGAAAACGGTTATGCAAGTGAACTCATTTGTGTGTTTAGCCTCGACGAAGCCCGGAGGTGAAAGAAAACGTGGTCGCTGGCACCGTGGTAACGCGCGACATCCGCGCTGAGGATGCCGATACCTCCGCCGATCTGCTCTATCACATCCAATGGGACGCTTCCTACGCCACCAAGCAAGGCCGACACGTGGACCCCTCGCACTACAAGGAGTAATTATAATAGTCTTCATACCACTATCGTCaactttaaaactttaacagtgaaataaaattattaaaaaaacaaaaactaaaccaaaagGTCAACACAACCAGAAAACACACGTaatgtttaaagtaaattaagattgacttgtttcattttaaatcatGTACCTACCTTAATTTCAACTTTTGCTTATTAAAATGGAACAGTGGGTTTAAGAAGTTCGAGCTAAGAAAGTCGACTTAGGGTTAGTttccaataattattaagtattattatgaaactttttttttaattgctaactttatagtaagcctttttacagggcttttctttaatatattgaaaggcagagataatagagcctctgggattttgttaaagaagaggatcccttttcccaaaaaaatatttactaactttgaccctctgtcttctttgccgataagTAGGGAttcctacaggttcgaatttaatgacgtggaataagtgataccttgatgatcttatgttcttaaataaacgtattttactttaattttatttattttaatgtcttaACTCGCGAGACTtctgacattgagagtgtccattggcgtttgcaccctgttctattttttaaaaatccagCTTCTGTATATAGCccctaatattaaaaaacgtgCTAAACATTGCTCTTAAATCGACTATAACAAAGCCAAACACTATAGGGTTGTGACCATCGAAACCAGCTACCCTGACGGACATCATCGCTACGCTGTGGGCACGTTGCTAGTGAGGGAAATTAGGGAGGGCATCACTATCGACTACGAGGAGTTCGACATGCTGTACTTGAGCGTCAGGGTCGAAGATAGGAACACCGAGATTGGAGACACCTACGATGAAGGTCTCTTCTGCTccttattacttattattgcaAAATTACTTAGTTCTTttcttaatagtttaaaaaacgGATTAAAAATGTGAAACCAATCGGAGCACAAAATAGGGTAAAAATTTCaagataattaacaattacaaataacTTTCGCAGCATTATTTGTGGTGGTAATAATTGACTTGAACGACAACGCGCCAGTTTGGGATGAGAACACATTGTCACAGAGTTTTACCGTCAGAGAACGTTCCAGTACCAACGTTGTAATCGGCTCCGTGTTAGCTACGGACATCGACGGACCGCTTTATAATCAAGTGCGGTATACTTTACGGTGAGACCGAGTAAACACTtggtatgaataaaaaatcgaCCAAAATCCGTTAAAACTGAGAGAAATAAACTCTGATGACTTATTATAGACCACGCGGAGATACGCCGAAGAATCTAGTAAAAATAGACCTGAGGACGGGACAGCTGACAGTAGACGAGGACAGCGCTATAGATGCGGACGAGCCTCGATTCAACCTCTATTACACCCTCGTAGCTAGCGACTGCTGCCTGCTTGAAGTCTGCCCGCCCGATCCCATATGCCATGAACCGGAGGGGGAGGTgattaatatactttattgtaACTAtcatatagtttatatttatttattaacacgcATGTTTTTAGATAGCGATTGCGATTATAGATACAAACAACAAACCACCGATTCCGGACACGTCGAAATTTAACGTTACTGTAGAGATCTATGAAAATGCACCGAACGACACTAATGTTGTCTTGCTTGCAGCTATAGACTTGGATAGAGACGGTGAGTTCCTTTGTTCCTTTCCTTGTTATATAGATTTATGCAACAATAAATTTGATTCATTTTAGATTTTGTCagcaaaatgttttaattcgGCAACTTCCCGAAAAGTACatgtttaatatagaaaaatgatTTCCGGGTTTCCTTtcagaaatatacaatacagTTCGGTACCAGATCCAGTACTCGGTAAACAGTCGTCTGCGCGACTTCTTTGCAGTAGACCTGGACACAGGCCGCGTGTACGTGCACTACACTACCAACGATGTCCTCGATCGCGACGGAGATGAACCACAACATCAAATATTCTTTACACTTATAGACAACTTCTATTCTGTCGGAGGTATCTagagaaaaaaattgtctgACTATGACTTATTAAGTCTTGGACAAATGCATCTTATGTTGTCATACATGTTGGATCATATAGCACTTAGACAATTTTTGTCTTGAAATatccaattaatttttaattaccataAGAATTCTCAACGCCAAATAGGAGCCAAGTTCAAtatcacaaatattatatatgtaaaggaTAGAAGAAATTAAACGTAGTGAGGTTCACTTAAATCattggttattaaataatattagttcaATACTTATGATATCTCAACAAAAGAATTTGTAATTTCAGACGGTAACAGAAACCAAGAACAACTCGAGGTGCTAGTCATTCTTTTGGATGAGAACGACAACGCACCGGAGCTACCCGACAAAAACAAGTTCGGTTGGGATATCAGTGAAGCTGTTCAGAaggtaaaagaaaacattttcataattgCTTATATACGTAGGTATATGACTATTCCTGATCTTGCAGAATCCATTGAGGCATGAAATTTGCCAATTCAACGAAACGTGGATGATC includes:
- the LOC110992050 gene encoding cadherin-23 isoform X2, encoding MNHLLLLALVVVLPYDDWANANEPERCGYMIHIPRLPKPDDLPDLNFEGIPWSQRPLIPALEREDVCMDAYFSGSATSGTQVIYMDEEIEEPVPIAKLNYQGTEPPVVLQPLVSGSFAMLGPEIRKVNEEWFIYITQRQDYEITAMQNYMFEIEAPGQTLVATISLEVVNIDDNAPIIQFFEPCVIPEMSDIGLTNCVYDVTDEDGEISTSQMTFEISSDRNDDDMFHIVGGNISPDWKRMTMTIGLNVSLNYELNALHIFRVTALDSLPNEHQITMMVQVENVEHRVPRWVEIFAVQQFDEKTAQSFKVMAIDGDTGINRPIFYKIETNPEDAEFFKIVTIEGGYNGATLEVKPIDRDAIQRELFPISIIAYKSNNESLLSSTASVVIIINDVNDSPPKPLQTEYSVSIMEETAQTINFDEEIGFHDKDLGPNAQYSVHLESVNPPGAEQAFFIAPQVGYQRQTFILGTQNHSLLDFEVPQFQTIQLKVVATNLGRPDLTGEANVTITLINWNDEKPIFEQNVQEVQFNETEGAGFYVGTVRAHDRDIQDRVEHSLLGNAQSYLHIDKDSGKVHVTTDDAFDYQRQNEIFVQVLATDTLGEPYNTETAQLVIKLNDINNTPPRLTLPRRSPEVKENVVAGTVVTRDIRAEDADTSADLLYHIQWDASYATKQGRHVDPSHYKEVVTIETSYPDGHHRYAVGTLLVREIREGITIDYEEFDMLYLSVRVEDRNTEIGDTYDEALFVVVIIDLNDNAPVWDENTLSQSFTVRERSSTNVVIGSVLATDIDGPLYNQVRYTLRPRGDTPKNLVKIDLRTGQLTVDEDSAIDADEPRFNLYYTLVASDCCLLEVCPPDPICHEPEGEIAIAIIDTNNKPPIPDTSKFNVTVEIYENAPNDTNVVLLAAIDLDRDEIYNTVRYQIQYSVNSRLRDFFAVDLDTGRVYVHYTTNDVLDRDGDEPQHQIFFTLIDNFYSVGDGNRNQEQLEVLVILLDENDNAPELPDKNKFGWDISEAVQKGVKLSPLINAPDRDEPNTPNSEVGYDLINVTLTSRDLSLPTLFEMVTSWNEELQNNIGELRTTIDMKGFWGTYAVGVRAFDHGDPQQISEEIYSLVIKPYNFHDPVFVFPPSGSTVRLARERADLNVVLVTVGGKDLQRLEATDEDGLEAGTVTFQIVGEDSTAEYFHVVNDRFNQGILMLKKMFTETVREFQVTIRATDGGIEPGPRWSESSFRVAFVPTRGNPLFPQLTETVNFVEEVGGLSERRELSRAEDPKNYLCEDDCHIIVYKILDGNDLGHFGLDSADNVLYVVKELNRTAAMSHTLQIAASNADTATTPLPESILTVTVNVREANPRPYFDRELYTAGISVMDTINRILFNVSARHSDNAEIRYSIDEESMSADLSLSVVKDSAFHLNERTGVLTLAFQPTSSMHGMFEFNVVARDSAGATDTVEVKIYLISSQNRVFFMFVNTLEQIESKIDFIASTFSSGFSMTCNVDQVVPASDEQGVARTDVTEVRAHFVRDHVPVSVEEIENLRSDTALLGAIQRTLSTQLLALLDLVTGDSPSLSGDSNAALLYAVAGLAALLGLMCIVLLVTFIVRTRTLHRQLQALSMTKYGSLDSGLNRAGLAAPGTNKHAAEGSNPIWNDAVKAPDFDALSEDSDDSDLIGIEDLPQFRTDSSAANALDFGEETGNKLATHDNNFAFNPTPFSPEFANAPIRR
- the LOC110992050 gene encoding cadherin-23 isoform X1 codes for the protein MNHLLLLALVVVLPYDDWANANEPERCGYMIHIPRLPKPDDLPDLNFEGIPWSQRPLIPALEREDVCMDAYFSGSATSGTQVIYMDEEIEEPVPIAKLNYQGTEPPVVLQPLVSGSFAMLGPEIRKVNEEWFIYITQRQDYEITAMQNYMFEIEAPGQTLVATISLEVVNIDDNAPIIQFFEPCVIPEMSDIGLTNCVYDVTDEDGEISTSQMTFEISSDRNDDDMFHIVGGNISPDWKRMTMTIGLNVSLNYELNALHIFRVTALDSLPNEHQITMMVQVENVEHRVPRWVEIFAVQQFDEKTAQSFKVMAIDGDTGINRPIFYKIETNPEDAEFFKIVTIEGGYNGATLEVKPIDRDAIQRELFPISIIAYKSNNESLLSSTASVVIIINDVNDSPPKPLQTEYSVSIMEETAQTINFDEEIGFHDKDLGPNAQYSVHLESVNPPGAEQAFFIAPQVGYQRQTFILGTQNHSLLDFEVPQFQTIQLKVVATNLGRPDLTGEANVTITLINWNDEKPIFEQNVQEVQFNETEGAGFYVGTVRAHDRDIQDRVEHSLLGNAQSYLHIDKDSGKVHVTTDDAFDYQRQNEIFVQVLATDTLGEPYNTETAQLVIKLNDINNTPPRLTLPRRSPEVKENVVAGTVVTRDIRAEDADTSADLLYHIQWDASYATKQGRHVDPSHYKEVVTIETSYPDGHHRYAVGTLLVREIREGITIDYEEFDMLYLSVRVEDRNTEIGDTYDEALFVVVIIDLNDNAPVWDENTLSQSFTVRERSSTNVVIGSVLATDIDGPLYNQVRYTLRPRGDTPKNLVKIDLRTGQLTVDEDSAIDADEPRFNLYYTLVASDCCLLEVCPPDPICHEPEGEIAIAIIDTNNKPPIPDTSKFNVTVEIYENAPNDTNVVLLAAIDLDRDEIYNTVRYQIQYSVNSRLRDFFAVDLDTGRVYVHYTTNDVLDRDGDEPQHQIFFTLIDNFYSVGDGNRNQEQLEVLVILLDENDNAPELPDKNKFGWDISEAVQKGVKLSPLINAPDRDEPNTPNSEVGYDLINVTLTSRDLSLPTLFEMVTSWNEELQNNIGELRTTIDMKGFWGTYAVGVRAFDHGDPQQISEEIYSLVIKPYNFHDPVFVFPPSGSTVRLARERADLNVVLVTVGGKDLQRLEATDEDGLEAGTVTFQIVGEDSTAEYFHVVNDRFNQGILMLKKMFTETVREFQVTIRATDGGIEPGPRWSESSFRVAFVPTRGNPLFPQLTETVNFVEEVGGLSERRELSRAEDPKNYLCEDDCHIIVYKILDGNDLGHFGLDSADNVLYVVKELNRTAAMSHTLQIAASNADTATTPLPESILTVTVNVREANPRPYFDRELYTAGISVMDTINRILFNVSARHSDNAEIRYSIDEESMSADLSLSVVKDSAFHLNERTGVLTLAFQPTSSMHGMFEFNVVARDSAGATDTVEVKIYLISSQNRVFFMFVNTLEQIESKIDFIASTFSSGFSMTCNVDQVVPASDEQGVARTDVTEVRAHFVRDHVPVSVEEIENLRSDTALLGAIQRTLSTQLLALLDLVTGDSPSLSGDSNAALLYAVAGLAALLGLMCIVLLVTFIVRTRTLHRQLQALSMTKYGSLDSGLNRAGLAAPGTNKHAAEGSNPIWNDAVKAPDFDALSEDSDDSDLIGIEDLPQFRTDSSAANALDFGEEVQRTGNKLATHDNNFAFNPTPFSPEFANAPIRR